The following proteins come from a genomic window of Daphnia carinata strain CSIRO-1 chromosome 6, CSIRO_AGI_Dcar_HiC_V3, whole genome shotgun sequence:
- the LOC130689470 gene encoding uncharacterized protein LOC130689470, with product MEKSRKTEEIIVLNKDLVNPNKDFEITVKVPKKIKVGVNRFQTALNCSNCEVTCHYPCNLSLWTGILSLKSSDSLSCKVCPGKCATDDHSNELTRWDYVQEDETRTLYDIRKKYDEAMEKMLNAEELKNALQGEAEQLKFDIIKAMDQITHISNLLKKIALRGDPLSTPEYIKMLIDKEQIEKKPGHEERIKSLGELLKKARLTRNVTDGGDLAKQFLK from the coding sequence atggaaaaatcgCGGAAGACCGAGGAAATCATCGTCTTGAACAAAGACCTTGTTAACCCTAATAAGGACTTTGAAATCACTGTGAAAGTACCCAAGAAGATAAAGGTTGGGGTCAATCGGTTTCAAACAGCATTGAACTGCTCTAATTGCGAAGTGACGTGTCATTATCCTTGCAACTTGAGTTTGTGGACGGGTATCCTGTCATTAAAGTCGAGCGATAGCCTGTCGTGCAAGGTCTGCCCTGGAAAGTGCGCAACTGACGATCATTCAAATGAACTCACTAGGTGGGACTACGTTCAAGAAGACGAGACTCGCACTCTCTATGACATTCGCAAGAAGTACGACGAGGCAATGGAAAAGATGCTAAATGCGGAAGAACTGAAGAATGCGTTACAAGGAGAGGCAGAGCAGCTGAAATTCGACATTATTAAAGCGATGGATCAGATTACTCACATCTCAAATCTTTTAAAGAAGATAGCACTGCGAGGTGATCCGCTCTCCACTCCCGAATATATTAAAATGCTGATTGACAAGgagcaaatagaaaaaaaacctggaCACGAGGAGAGAATCAAAAGTTTGGGAGAACTATTGAAAAAGGCTCGGCTTACGAGAAACGTTACCGATGGTGGTGATTTAGCCAAGCAGttcctaaaataa
- the LOC130689469 gene encoding uncharacterized protein LOC130689469: MGATGSGKTTMINAMINYVLGVQWEDPFRFILIDEDVTSQAFSQTSEVTAYDIHYRNGFRIPCSLTIVNTPGFGDTQGIEGDKKITSAIKQFFEHKNGIQALDTDGFVVQSALARLTSSHTYIFNSVLSIFGKDIGENVRYLVAFADERQPPVLAAIQIANLPYQMDSNMEPCHQSFDNGVVYCSNQIPGDRLAPIEWDKAMQSFRSFFAELSKMPIKSTNSRKKY; this comes from the exons ATGGGTGCCACTGGTTCAGGCAAGACCACCATGATCAATGCCATGATCAATTATGTATTAGGCGTTCAATGGGAGGATCCTTTTCGTTTCATACTTATCGATGAAGACGTGACATCTCAAGCTTTTAGCCAGACCAGTGAAGTTACGGCTTATGACATCCATTACAGAAATGGTTTCCGCATTCCTTGTTCTCTGACGATTGTTAACACTCCTGGATTCGGTGATACCCAAGGTATCGAGGGGGACAAAAAAATCACTTCGGCCATCAAACAATTCTTTGAACACAAAAATGGCATACAA GCATTGGACACAGATGGCTTTGTAGTGCAGTCTGCGCTGGCTCGCCTTACGAGCTCTCATACGTACATCTTCAATTCGGTACTGTCCATTTTTGGTAAAGATATCGGAGAAAACGTTCGCTACTTGGTCGCTTTTGCGGATGAAAGGCAACCTCCTGTATTAGCAGCTATTCAGATAGCTAATCTTCCTTACCAAATGGACTCCAATATGGAGCCCTGTCATCAAAGTTTTGACAACGGGGTTGTCTACTGCTCGAATCAGATACCAGGTGACCGTTTGGCTCCAATCGAATGGGACAAAGCAATGCAAAGTTTTCGATCGTTTTTTGCTGAGTTATCCAAAATGCCGATCAAATCAACCAACTCCCGAAAGAAGTACTGA
- the LOC130689894 gene encoding LOW QUALITY PROTEIN: uncharacterized protein LOC130689894 (The sequence of the model RefSeq protein was modified relative to this genomic sequence to represent the inferred CDS: substituted 1 base at 1 genomic stop codon), whose translation MPYNFDYSVYYPSSFYDHRQQETSDVKSVDGEYRVALPDGRTQIVTYYVEGDSGFQAKVRYEPTVNGPPPSTPYEGPEPHHEARRPTYAPVHEPRRPHYPPPYEPXRPHYPPPQESLYRPKEPEHPPAHLHKKPLYVETPTDSSEAPVDEEEPSTVSPPVIGEPKSEPEPISEGRRPHDGYSENPAAKPYTRPNPYPQGYVPYAQREHPQPHDGYSPKLYKQFQGDYGRRIQPHDGYSPKPYNERKEEYTPNLPHDGYSPKLYNEPKEAYPTKPYRHEGYPATPYDGSTPKPHPPRIAEDYPPRRLPHSGYTKSNDVSEEQEPTRPSHPRYHDGYIERHPHQELKQSVEVGERKPHTGYPDNGVTDAGRPTREKRRRSQSPRKVRQRYMQTNLRRVQDVGDRQPSQRRLVRMAVQPYRAAMTRQ comes from the coding sequence ATGCCATACAACTTCGACTATTCGGTTTATTATCCTTCATCTTTTTATGACCACCGTCAGCAAGAGACGAGCGATGTTAAATCAGTTGATGGCGAGTATCGTGTCGCACTTCCCGACGGCCGCACGCAAATCGTGACTTACTATGTCGAAGGTGACAGTGGTTTCCAAGCCAAGGTCCGTTATGAACCTACCGTGAATGGGCCACCACCCAGCACACCCTACGAAGGTCCCGAACCGCATCACGAAGCCAGGCGGCCGACTTATGCACCTGTACATGAACCGAGAAGACCGCACTATCCTCCACCTTACGAGCCATAAAGACCCCATTATCCTCCACCGCAAGAATCTCTTTACCGTCCAAAGGAACCTGAGCATCCACCTGCACACTTACACAAGAAGCCGCTTTACGTCGAGACGCCAACGGATTCAAGTGAAGCTCctgttgatgaagaagaaccTTCCACCGTTTCCCCACCGGTTATCGGAGAACCGAAATCCGAACCGGAACCAATCAGTGAAGGACGCAGGCCTCACGATGGCTATTCAGAAAACCCTGCTGCTAAACCTTATACCAGACCGAACCCATATCCACAGGGCTACGTTCCTTACGCTCAACGTGAACACCCTCAACCTCACGATGGCTATTCTCCCAAGttgtacaaacaatttcaagGAGACTACGGTAGGAGAATCCAGCCTCATGATGGTTATTCTCCTAAACCTTACAACGAGCGTAAGGAAGAATATACACCTAATCTACCTCACGATGGCTACTCACCCAAGCTGTACAACGAGCCGAAAGAAGCCTATCCCACTAAACCTTACAGACACGAAGGTTATCCCGCTACTCCCTATGATGGCTCCACACCTAAACCTCATCCACCCAGGATTGCTGAAGATTATCCTCCTCGTCGTTTACCTCACAGCGGTTACACGAAGTCAAATGACGTTAGTGAAGAACAAGAGCCAACGAGACCGTCCCATCCGCGTTACCACGATGGTTACATTGAAAGGCATCCTCATCAGGAATTGAAGCAAAGTGTTGAagttggagaaagaaaacctCATACGGGTTATCCCGACAATGGCGTGACTGATGCCGGTCGTCCTACCAGAGAGAAACGAAGGCGTAGCCAATCACCCAGGAAAGTACGCCAACGTTACATGCAAACAAATTTGCGTAGAGTTCAAGATGTTGGGGATAGGCAACCAAGCCAGCGTCGATTGGTCCGAATGGCAGTACAACCATATCGCGCTGCAATGACTAGACAATAA